A single genomic interval of Ammospiza caudacuta isolate bAmmCau1 chromosome 19, bAmmCau1.pri, whole genome shotgun sequence harbors:
- the CDR2L gene encoding cerebellar degeneration-related protein 2-like: MLSADRMEEFQSEEEEPWYDQQDLEQDLHLAAELGKTLLERNKELEDSLQQMYATNEEQVQEIEYLTKQLEMLRQMNEQHAKVYEQLDLTARDLELANQKLVLESKTSQQKIQCLTETIEGLQNQVEELQKQVEEMRSLEQLRIRREKRERRRTIHTFPCLKELCSSPRYEDAFQVHSSSTEFNQKPLERENKRLQAMVDSLRSQVNQEKQRKERVEREYTSVIQEYSDLEQRVCEMENCKLRIKELEAELLELQQMKQVKKYLLSREDNLSEALLEPLNNAPEADYIDLSEEEGGKSHGTSMTPSPNHPVRKSCSDTALNAIVTKDAVSRHEGNYTLHANNVRKRGMSILREVDEQYHALLEKYEELLSKCRQHKDSVRHTGVQTSRPISRDSSFRDFRGEGHELEERKTMEKTISKHVEAVDKRLEQSQPEYKALFKEIFSRIQKTKADINATKVKNKSSK, from the exons ATGCTGAGCGCCGACAGGATGGAGGAGTTTCAGAGCGAGGAAGAGGAGCCCTGGTACGACcagcaggacctggagcagG ACTTACActtggctgcagagctggggaagacGCTGCTGGAGCGAAACAAAGAGCTGGAGGACTCCCTGCAGCAGATGTATGCCACCAACGAGGAGCAAGTGCAGGAGATTGAG TACCTGACcaagcagctggagatgctgcgGCAGATGAACGAACAGCACGCCAAAGTCTACGAGCAGCTGGACCTGACAGCGCGGGACCTGGAGCTGGCAAACCAGAAGCTGGTGCTGGAAAGCAAGACTTCCCAACAGAAGATCCAGTG ctTGACAGAAACAATCGAGGGGCTGCAGAACCaggtggaggagctgcagaagcagGTGGAGGAAATGCggagcttggagcagctccGCATCCGGAGGGAGAAGAGGGAGCGGCGCCGAACCATCCACACCTTCCCCTGCCTTAaggagctgtgctccagccccag gTATGAGGATGCGTTCCAGGTCCACAGTTCTTCCACAGAATTCAACCAGAAGCCACTGGAGAGGGAGAACAAGCGTCTCCAAGCCATGGTGGACTCGCTGAGATCCCAGGTGAACCAGGAGAAGCAGCGGAAGGAGAGGGTGGAGCGCGAGTACACCTCGGTTATCCAGGAGTACTCAGACCTGGAGCAGCGGGTGTGCGAGATGGAGAACTGCAAACTGCGCATcaaggagctggaggcagagctcctggagctgcagcagatgaAGCAAGTCAAGAAGTACCTGCTCAGCAGAGAGGACAACCTGTCCGAAGCCCTCCTTGAGCCGCTGAACAACGCCCCAGAAGCGGATTACATCGACCTGTccgaggaggagggagggaaaagccACGGGACGTCCATGACCCCTTCCCCAAACCACCCGGTGCGCAAGAGCTGCAGCGACACGGCGCTGAACGCCATCGTGACCAAGGACGCCGTGAGCCGGCACGAGGGCAACTACACCCTGCACGCCAACAACGTGCGCAAGCGCGGCATGTCCATCCTGCGCGAGGTGGACGAGCAGTACCACGCCCTGCTGGAGAAGTACGAGGAGCTGCTCAGCAAGTGCCGGCAGCACAAGGACAGCGTGCGCCACACGGGGGTCCAGACCTCCCGGCCCATCTCCCGCGACAGCTCCTTCAGGGACTTCCGAGGAGAGGGGCACGAGCTGGAAGAGCGGAAAACCATGGAAAAGACCATCAGCAAACACGTGGAGGCTGTGGACAAGcggctggagcagagccagcctgagTACAAGGCTCTTTTTAAGGAGATCTTCTCCCGCatccagaaaacaaaagcagacaTCAACGCCACAAAGGTGAAAAACAAGAGCAGCAAATGA
- the MRPL58 gene encoding large ribosomal subunit protein mL62 isoform X1 → MAAHTLRGLCRPRAGLALLCARFSQRPAAGTEYRSSHSLDKLYPPQQDGTAARTTEEPQPPALDIPMARLTVSYSRSSGPGGQNVNKVNSKAEVRFHLASADWIPEAVRQKMALMHRNKINRAGELIVTSEESRYQMRNLAICLEKIRAMVTEAIEKPRVVSKETAQKLIERVEKMNRERLRQKKIHSTIKQSRKADFD, encoded by the exons ATGGCGGCGCACACGCTGCGGGGCCTGTGTCGGCCGCGGGCGGGGCTGGCGCTGCTGTGTGCCCGGTTCTCGCAGCGGCCCGCCGCCGGCACCGAGTACCGGAGCTCCCACAGCCTGGACAAGCTGTACCCTCCGCAGCAGGACGGAACCGCCGCCCGCACGACG GAGGAGCCGCAGCCGCCCGCCCTCGACATCCCCATGG CTCGCCTGACCGTGTCCTACAGCCGGAGCAGCGGCCCCGGCGGGCAGAACGTTAATAAAG TGAATTCCAAGGCAGAGGTTCGGTTCCACCTGGCATCGGCCGACTGGATTCCCGAAGCTGTGAGACAAAAAATGGCTCTGATG CACAGGAATAAGATAAACCGGGCTGGTGAGCTGATTGTGACCTCGGAGGAGAGTCGCTACCAGATGAGGAATCTGGCGATTTGTCTGGAGAAAATCCGGGCCATGGTCACGGAGGCCATCGAGAAACCCAGGGTGGTGTCTAAGGAGACAGCACAGAAACTCATAGAGAG ggTGGAAAAAATGAACCGTGAACGGCTAcgacagaaaaaaatacactcAACTATAAAACAGAGCAGGAAGGCAGATTTCGACTGA
- the MRPL58 gene encoding large ribosomal subunit protein mL62 isoform X2: protein MAAHTLRGLCRPRAGLALLCARFSQRPAAGTEYRSSHSLDKLYPPQQDGTAARTTEEPQPPALDIPMARLTVSYSRSSGPGGQNVNKVNSKAEVRFHLASADWIPEAVRQKMALMHRNKINRAGELIVTSEESRYQMRNLAICLEKIRAMVTEAIEKPRVVSKETAQKLIERYL from the exons ATGGCGGCGCACACGCTGCGGGGCCTGTGTCGGCCGCGGGCGGGGCTGGCGCTGCTGTGTGCCCGGTTCTCGCAGCGGCCCGCCGCCGGCACCGAGTACCGGAGCTCCCACAGCCTGGACAAGCTGTACCCTCCGCAGCAGGACGGAACCGCCGCCCGCACGACG GAGGAGCCGCAGCCGCCCGCCCTCGACATCCCCATGG CTCGCCTGACCGTGTCCTACAGCCGGAGCAGCGGCCCCGGCGGGCAGAACGTTAATAAAG TGAATTCCAAGGCAGAGGTTCGGTTCCACCTGGCATCGGCCGACTGGATTCCCGAAGCTGTGAGACAAAAAATGGCTCTGATG CACAGGAATAAGATAAACCGGGCTGGTGAGCTGATTGTGACCTCGGAGGAGAGTCGCTACCAGATGAGGAATCTGGCGATTTGTCTGGAGAAAATCCGGGCCATGGTCACGGAGGCCATCGAGAAACCCAGGGTGGTGTCTAAGGAGACAGCACAGAAACTCATAGAGAGGTATCTTTAA